CACTACCTGCGCTCCATCCGCGTGGGCAACGGCTACTGGGCCACCGCCGCGGGCGCGCAGATTGGCGCCCTGTACGAAAACCTCTACGAGCACATGGTGAACTCGCCCACGCCCCCGGAGCTCAACGCCGAGGAGGCGGAGGTCTACCGCCAGGAGCTGCGCAAGAAGATCCGCGTGCTGCTCACCAAGTCCATCAACATCTACGAACGCACGCTGGAAGCCGCCGAGCGCATCGGTTCACAGAACGCCTTCGTGGACCGCACCCGCCAGAGCCTGGAGAAGGTGAAGTCGCTCCTGCTCGCGGACGCGGACGCCGACACGGAGTCGGAAGGGGTCTCCGTGCCCATGCCCGCCTCCAACGCGGGCGCGAAGCACCGCTAGCGCCCGCCGCCGGCCATGGAACCGCTCTTCACCCCGGAGCAGCTCGCCGACATCCACGCCTACCACCAGCCCTATTACATCCGGGCGGCGGTGGACCCGCTGGTGCGGCTGGCCCTGTCGGCGCTCATCCTGGCCGTGCTCGTGCGGCCCGTGTACCGGGGGGCGACGGCCGCGGCGGCGGCGCTGGAGCGCAGGTTCGGAGGCAAGCTGCGCAAGGCCCCGGTGAGCCGCGCCTTCTTCAGCGCCATGGACCGGCTGTGGGGCGAGACTGGCTGGGGGGCCGCGCTCCTCTTCGCGCTCTTCATCGACCTGGCCACCCAGCTGCTCTACGCCCCCGCGACCGTGTACTTCTTCTACGTGCTGGAGCACCGGCACGGCCTGTCCAACGACACGCCCGCGACCTTCGCGTGGATGTGGTTCAAGAGCACCCTCGTGGGCGCCATCGCCCTGACGGCGCTCGTGGTCGGCTTGTATGGCCTGGCCCGCCGCGTGCGCCGGTGGTGGCTGGTGCTGGGCGTGCCCGTGGCCCTGCTGATGCTGGTGTCCTCCGCCCTGGACCCGTACCGCGCCCGCCTCTACTACGACCAGACGCCCTTGCAGGAGGGGCCGCTGCGCTCGCGCATCACCGAGCTCATGCGCAAGGCGGACATCACCTTCTCCGACGTGGTGGTGGAGAAGACGTCCGTGCAGTCCAAGCGCATCCAGGCGTACTTCGCCGGCCAGGGCCCCACGCGCACCATCGTCCTCAACGACGTCATCCTGAGTGAGCTCGCGGAGGACGAAATCCTGGCCGCGGTGGCGCATGAGGCCGGCCACGTGAACGAGCCCCGCTGGCCCGGCCGCATCGTCGCCTCGCTCGCGGTGCTGGCCCTGCTCTTCCTCATCGACCAGTTGCTGCGCCTGTCCGCCCGCCGGGGCTGGTGGGGCGTCCAGCGCTCGGGCGACATCCGCACCCTGCCGCTTGTCTCGCTGGTGGTGTTCCTCCTCATCACGCTCGCGGCCCCTGTGTCCGGGGCGCTCTCCCGCGAGCGCGAGCGCGAGGCGGACCGCTACGGCCTGAACCTCACCGGCGACCCTGGCGCCTTCCGCCGCATGCTGGTGAAGGCCGCCCGGGTGAACAAGATGGACCCCGAGCCTCCCCGCTGGGTCGTGCTCAAGGGCATGAGCCATCCCCCCATCGGGGAACGGCTCACCGCGCTCGACACGCCCTGAGCTTGTTTCAAGAAGCCGCCGGTGGATGGGCCTCCACGCCATTCCCCCTCGCCATCCAGGCCCACCCTCCGGCGACCGCCCCCGGACTGCTCCCCAACCGTCCGGCGGCACAGCCGTCTTGAAACGTCTCTCCCTTCACCCCCTCACGTCGGCGGAGCGCCCTCCTTCAGCTTCTCCACCGCCACCAGGGTGATGGCCTTCACCAGGGCCTTCGCGCGGCGTCCCGCGGACGTCTCGCCATGCGGATCCACCTCCACCGCGTTGGCGATGTCCGTGAAGCCCTGCCGCTCGCCCCGGCGCAGGTGCAGCTCGCCCCGGCCCGTCAGCGCCACGGGGTTGCGCGGGTCTCCGGCCAGCGCGTGCGTGTACTCGGTGAGCGCGTCCTCCACCCTGCCGAGCTTCTGGTACACCGTGCCCAGCGCCGCGTGCGCCGCGGAGTCCTTCGGGTTCCCCTCCACGAGCCCCTCGAAGAGGATGCGCGCCTCCTCCAGCCGGCCCGCCGCCGCCAGGTCGCAGCCCACCTGCGCGATGGCCTTCGCCTCCTCGAAGGTCATCCCCTCCACCTCCGCCCAGGTGGTCTCCCCTCGCGCGAACGCCTTCAGCCTGCGCGCCGTTCCGGTCTCCATCGTCAGTCCCTCGCCGCCTTCGTGCTTGATGATGCGTCCCATGGCGGCCCTCACGCGCTGCGCAGGTTGGAGATGGCCGTCTTCGCCATCTCGTTGAACTTCGACGACATGTTGCTCATCAGGTCGAACATGGCCTTGCGCTTCTCCATCAGCGTCTGAAGCCGCAGCTCCAGCTCCTTCATGCTCGTGTCCAGCTTCGCGCCGCGCGCCTTGTCCGAGTCGCTGTTGCCCAACGTGGCGCGCTCCTCGCGGGCGCTGGCCATCTCGTTCATCACGTCCATCAGCTCGCCGTCGGTGTCCTCGGCGATGCCCATGAGCAGGGCCTGCACCTTCTGCTCGATGCTCATGTTCGGGTTGTCCACGATGTCGCGCGCCCGCGAGCCGCCCGTGCTCCGGCCGCCGCCGCTCGACGGCTTCGGCACCGAGTCCAGCGCCGCGTCCAGGTCCTGCCAGCTGGTGACGCCGTCCCGGCCGCCGCCCGCCGCCATCTCCAGGCGGTGCCAGTACTCCGGGTGGTCCGTGAAGAACTGCGCGGCGCGCTTGAGCGTGGAGGACGCCGCCGGGCTGTCCAGCACCGCCTCCAGGTCCGCCATCGTCAGCTTGCCGTCCTTCGTCCCCTTCGCCGTGTCGAAGGTGTCCCAGTTCTCGTCCAGCACCTGGAGCGCGTCGGCGTACTCCTTGAGGTCCGGATCCACCGCCCCCGAGCCTCCGCTGCCCCCCGGCCGCCCCGTGCCCCCGGTGCTTCCGCCGCCCTGGCCCGGCCGGCCCGACACGCCCCCCTCCGAGCCCCCCGTGCCGGTGCCCGGCCGCCCCGTCCCGCCGGTGCCCGGCCGACCTGCCCCGCTGCCCGGCCGGGAGCCACCGCCAGTGGTGGGCGGCGCGCAGTCCGACGGCGCCGGCTCACAATCCTTCGGGGAGGGGGACGGGCGGCCCGGCCGCTCCGGACGCCCGTACTTCGCGAACTCCGCGGCCAGCCGCTTGGACTCCTGCTGGAGGCCCATCAGCTCGATGCGGTCATCGTTCATGCCCGGCAGCTTCAGCGTCAGGAGGCTCTTCTTCGCCGTGTCCACCAGTTCGAAGAAGGTGCGGTTGTCGACGAGGAACCTCGCCGCGTCCCGGAGCGAGGGCGACACGTTCTTGTCCTGGGAGATGCGCTGGAGGTCCGCGTGCGACAGCGAGCCGTCCTTCTTGCCGTCCAGCAGGTCCAGGTAGCCGAAGTTCGCCTCCAGCGTGCGCAGCGAGTCCGCGTAGTCCAGCAGCTTGGGGTCCAGCGGGCTGCGGCTTCCGGAGGTGCCCCCCGCCTGCGAAGCGCCCGGCGAAGCGGAGCCCGCATAGCCCGCGCCCGCCTTCGCCGCGTCCTGGGGCGCGCAGTACTCCGTCTTCGCGGATGGGTTCTTCTTCAGCTCGTCCGCCACGCCCAGCGCGCCGCTGGCCGCCATCATCACGTTGCCGCTCATCACCCCCGCGGCCGTCTTGATGGAGTTCGTGAGGACGGGGGGAAGCCCCAGGGCGTCCCCCGCCAGGTCGGCCACGGCGGTCATCGGACCGCCCAGCAGGTTCGCCACGCCTTTCAGGATGTCGAGCATCGATACTCCCGCGCGACGGGTTGAAGTGGGTGCTGCCGGGTGCCGCGCGCCGTCTCTTCGGACGCGGACGGGCATTGCAGCGGCGGTGCCGGGCGCACCGGCGCGCGGGGCGAGTCGAAACGCGGGGTTGGCCCACGGGGTCCCCCCGCCGCGTCCCCACCCACGGACGGGTCGGTCCGCGACGGAGGATTGCGGCTAGAGTCCCGCGCCCATGCGCACCTTCGGGCTCGACTACGGCACCAAGACCATCGGCGTGGCCGTCTCGGATGGACTGGGGCTCACCGCCCAGGCGGTCACCACCGTGCGGCGCACGTCGCTCAAGGGGGACCTGGCGGAGCTGTCCCGGCTCGTGAAGGAGCACGAGGTGACGCGCTTCGTCCTGGGGCTGCCCCTCAACATGAACGGCACGGAGGGGCCCCGCGCGGAGGCCTCGCGCAAGTTCGCGCAGGTGCTGGAGAGCGCGCTCGGACTGCCCGTGGAGCTGTGGGACGAACGGCTGTCCACCGTGGCCGCCCAGCGCACCCTCCTGGAGGCGGACGTGCGCCGGGAGAAGCGGCGGGAGGTCATCGATCAGCTCGCCGCGCAGTTCATCCTGCAGGGCTGGCTGGACGCGCACCGCCCCAAGGACCAAGGCTACGAAGCCGGCTACGACGACGACTACGACCCGGAGGGCTGAGCAGCACCTCCGGGAATCCCTGACGCACTACGGCTGACGCCGGTACACGTGCAGCGGCGCGGAGAAGCCGTCCTGCTCCTGGTACGCCACGCCGTCGAGCGTCAGCGTGCGCCCGTCCAGCTTCACGCCCGGGTCCTTCACCAGCTTGCCGCCGTCGAAGCGCACCAGCACCTCCGGCCGCGCGTCCGCCATGCGCTGGCGGAAGGTATCCCAGCGCACGCGCGCCATGCGCATCTCCGGCAGCGTGGAGAAGAACGCCACCTGCAGGTCCATGTAGCTCGGATCATCGTCGATGGCCGCCGCGCCGCCCTTCGCCGCCACCTCCTCCTTGAGGTAGCGCGCCACCTGCATCACCGCCACGGGGTTCGTGGACGTGGGGCTCACCGGGCGCAGCGAGTCATGCAGCCCGCCCTCGGTGCGGAAGGTGTAGATGCCCAGCGCCACCGGCATCACCACCGCCAGCACCGCGCTCACGCCCACCACCGCGCGGCGCGCGAAGGCCCCCTTGTTGCCCACCAGCGCCGCCAGGCCCGGCGCCATGAACACCGGCAGGAGCACCAGCTGCGTCACCGTGAAGCGCGCCAGGGGCACGAAGTTCAGGAGCACCGCCGCGCGCAGGGTGAAGTACAGCGTGGGCAGCACCGCCATCACCACCAGCCAGCGCGTCTCCGGGTGCTTCTTCCACGCGCGCACCATGCCCACCCCGCCCAAGAGCGCCACGCCGGGCGTCAGCGTGAAGAGCGCCACCGCGGGCCAGAACCCCAGCTGCTGCAGCCGCCAGCCCAGCGCGCCCCCAGCGCCACCCGAGTCGGACACCCACTGCTTGTGGAAGTCCTCCACCGCCTTGATGGGGAAGAACGGGTCGCCGTGCGCCAGCTCGTTGCCCTGCATCCACAACAACGGGAACGGCAGGCACACCAGGCCAAAGCCCACCGCGCGCGTCAGGGACGCCACCCGGTCCTCGCTGCTGAACACCAGCGCCACCGTGATGAGCGGGATGTACATCCACGCGTCGTAGCGAAGCGCGCACGCGAAGTTGAGCAGCACCGCGCCCCAGAACAGCGGCTGGAAGCGGTTCTCCTCCACCCCTTCCGCCACCAGCGCGAACACCGCCAACATGAAGAAGAGCGACACCGCCTCGCTGCCCGCGGTGGTGGAGAACTGCAGGTGCATGCCCCACGCGCTGAAGGCGAGCCCCGCGGCCACGCCCGCGCGCCACCCGAACAGCCTCCGCGTCAGCGCGAACAGCGGCACCACCGACGCCACCCCGAACAACAGGCTCACCAGCCGGCCCGCCACGTCGCGCTCGAACACCGACAGCACCGCGCCCACCAGGTACAGGTGCAGGGGCCCGAACTGGAACGTGCCGTCCTTGTAGGACGTGATGACGTGGGGGCTGGCCAGCCACCGCTCCGCCAGCTCCGTGCGCACCACCGCGTCCCCGAAGAGGTTCTCGTTGATGAAGAACACCCCCAACCGGGGCAGGAGCGCCGCCAGGAGCAGCAGGCCCACCAACCACCGGGTGGACGGCTCGGGCTGGGGTGCGGGCACCGCGGACAGACCGGGCACGGCGGTAGGAGGGGAAGCAAGGGCGGCGGGACTCGAAGCGGGAACCATGGCGCGCGCGAGGATACGCAGGCAGGGCTCAAAGCCAAGCCAGCGTCCCTCCCACCTGCCCGGTGCCCGCCCGCCTGCCCTCTGCTTCCTCGGGAATCACTTCCCCGGGCAGCGTGGGATTCGCGCCGTTACGCACCCTTCCGGGCGGGATGGAACCGGTGCGCCGGCCGTCACGCCGACATGTGGAGCGGACACGGACGCCGCCCCACAGTGAGGGCCTGCCTGGACGGGATGTCCTCCAGCGAAAGCCCAAGCGTCGGGAAGTACGCGCTTGGGTGAGGTGGGACCGGACACATCGCACCGGGGGGGCTCCTCCCAGCGCGCGTCAGGGTCCTTATAATCGAAGTGCCTTTTCACCCCGTGGAGGAGGGCGGCTCCCCTCCGACACGAGCCGAACGCGCGGTCCCACTCCGCGGCGGGGTCCCGAAGGGGCTGAAGCATCGCGATTGTCGTCGCCTGGGACCTCTTCGGAGTGGGTGTGGAATGGCCTTCCAGCCCTCCAGGTTCACCATGTTGGCCCCCCGGAAGCACGCGAGTTTTCGCGTCCTCCTGTGAGGCTACGAGGGAGAGACATGAAGGACGCTGAGAAGGGCTCGTGGGTCTCCAGGATCGCCGCGTTCCAGGACGTGAAGACCTACGCGGAACTCAACTGGGAGGGCTCTTTCGAGGACTACCTCGAAATCGTCCGCAAGAACCCCAAGGTCACCCGCACCGCCTTCCAGAGGATCTACGACATGATCCTCAGCCACGGGAAGTCGGAGTACATCGACAACAAGAAGAAGCTCACCCGCTACCACTTCTTCAGTGACGAGCGCTTCGGCGGCCGGGACGCCATCTTCGGCCTGGACGTGCCGCTGATGAAGCTGGTCAACGTCTTCAAGTCCGCGGCCCAGGGCTACGGCACGGAGAAGCGCGTCATCCTCCTGCATGGCCCCGTGGGCTCGTCCAAGTCCACCATCGCCCGCCTGCTCAAGAAGGGCATGGAGGAGTACTCGAAGACGCCCGAGGGCGCCGCGTACACCTTCTCCTGGCTCACCGACAAGAAGCAGCCGGACGGCACGGTGACGAAGGAGAAGATGAAGTGCCCGATGAA
This DNA window, taken from Corallococcus coralloides DSM 2259, encodes the following:
- a CDS encoding M48 family metalloprotease — translated: MEPLFTPEQLADIHAYHQPYYIRAAVDPLVRLALSALILAVLVRPVYRGATAAAAALERRFGGKLRKAPVSRAFFSAMDRLWGETGWGAALLFALFIDLATQLLYAPATVYFFYVLEHRHGLSNDTPATFAWMWFKSTLVGAIALTALVVGLYGLARRVRRWWLVLGVPVALLMLVSSALDPYRARLYYDQTPLQEGPLRSRITELMRKADITFSDVVVEKTSVQSKRIQAYFAGQGPTRTIVLNDVILSELAEDEILAAVAHEAGHVNEPRWPGRIVASLAVLALLFLIDQLLRLSARRGWWGVQRSGDIRTLPLVSLVVFLLITLAAPVSGALSREREREADRYGLNLTGDPGAFRRMLVKAARVNKMDPEPPRWVVLKGMSHPPIGERLTALDTP
- a CDS encoding tetratricopeptide repeat protein; translated protein: MGRIIKHEGGEGLTMETGTARRLKAFARGETTWAEVEGMTFEEAKAIAQVGCDLAAAGRLEEARILFEGLVEGNPKDSAAHAALGTVYQKLGRVEDALTEYTHALAGDPRNPVALTGRGELHLRRGERQGFTDIANAVEVDPHGETSAGRRAKALVKAITLVAVEKLKEGAPPT
- the ruvX gene encoding Holliday junction resolvase RuvX, which produces MRTFGLDYGTKTIGVAVSDGLGLTAQAVTTVRRTSLKGDLAELSRLVKEHEVTRFVLGLPLNMNGTEGPRAEASRKFAQVLESALGLPVELWDERLSTVAAQRTLLEADVRREKRREVIDQLAAQFILQGWLDAHRPKDQGYEAGYDDDYDPEG
- a CDS encoding ArnT family glycosyltransferase, which gives rise to MVPASSPAALASPPTAVPGLSAVPAPQPEPSTRWLVGLLLLAALLPRLGVFFINENLFGDAVVRTELAERWLASPHVITSYKDGTFQFGPLHLYLVGAVLSVFERDVAGRLVSLLFGVASVVPLFALTRRLFGWRAGVAAGLAFSAWGMHLQFSTTAGSEAVSLFFMLAVFALVAEGVEENRFQPLFWGAVLLNFACALRYDAWMYIPLITVALVFSSEDRVASLTRAVGFGLVCLPFPLLWMQGNELAHGDPFFPIKAVEDFHKQWVSDSGGAGGALGWRLQQLGFWPAVALFTLTPGVALLGGVGMVRAWKKHPETRWLVVMAVLPTLYFTLRAAVLLNFVPLARFTVTQLVLLPVFMAPGLAALVGNKGAFARRAVVGVSAVLAVVMPVALGIYTFRTEGGLHDSLRPVSPTSTNPVAVMQVARYLKEEVAAKGGAAAIDDDPSYMDLQVAFFSTLPEMRMARVRWDTFRQRMADARPEVLVRFDGGKLVKDPGVKLDGRTLTLDGVAYQEQDGFSAPLHVYRRQP